A single region of the Lotus japonicus ecotype B-129 chromosome 4, LjGifu_v1.2 genome encodes:
- the LOC130712579 gene encoding uncharacterized protein LOC130712579, protein MQLRKSSKRLVAVDKTKWCEYHRSAGHDTDDCFTLKKEIERVIKTGRSQQYDRGDRQQGDRPQGNRQREERRQDNRRSTPTRDRKETLATEKKKAEETFNKYLEPPVGTINTIAGGFGGRGDSQAARRRHVKVVSSVQEIPFGFQHPDIVVSSVDFEGIKTHKDDPIVVMVRINSFNVRRVLLDQGSSTDIIYGDAFDQLGLTDRDLTPYTRTLVGFSGEQVWVRGYLDLDMIFGIDDNAKVLRVRYLVLQVVVSYNVIIGRNTMNRLCTMISTAHLAVKYPLDSGKVGKLTVDQRRATQRELLWVTSATKLRF, encoded by the coding sequence CGGAAGTCGAGCAAGAGGCTAGTGGCGGTAGACAAGACTaaatggtgcgagtaccaccgcTCGGCGGGCCATGACACTGATGACTGCTTCACTTTGAAGAAAGAGATTGAGAGGGTGATCAAGACGGGACGCTCACAGCAATATGACCGAGGCGATCGTCAGCAGGGTGATCGCCCGCAAGGGAACCGCCAACGAGAGGAGCGCCGACAGGACAACCGTCGCTCGACCCCAACGAGGGACCGGAAGGAGACATTGGCGactgaaaagaagaaagctgagGAGACCTTTAACAAATATCTGGAGCCGCCAGTTGGAACCATCAATACAATCGCCGGAGGCTTCGGTGGCAGAGGTGACTCTCAGGCGGCGAGGCGAAGGCACGTCAAAGTGGTAAGTTCAGTACAAGAGATTCCGTTTGGTTTTCAACATCCAGATATAGTTGTGTCGTCGGTTGATTTTGAAGGGATCAAGACCCACAAGGATGATCCTATAGTGGTCATGGTAAGGATCAATAGTTTCAACGTAAGGCGAGTACTCCTGGATCAAGGCAGTTCGACGGATATAATCTACGGCGACGCGTTCGACCAACTGGGACTGACAGATCGAGACCTGACGCCGTACAcaagaactttggtgggattttCTGGAGAACAAGTTTGGGTGCGCGGCTACCTGGATCTTGACATGATTTTTGGTATTGATGACAACGCAAAGGTTCTGCGAGTAAGGTATTTGGTTTTGCAGGTGGTAGTGTCATACAACGTCATAATTGGTCGGAACACAATGAATCGCCTGTGCACAATGATTTCAACggctcacctggcggtgaaATATCCGCTAGACAGTGGTAAGGTAGGAAAGTTAACGGTTGATCAGCGGCGGGCGACACAAAGGGAGCTGTTGTGGGTCACAAGTGCCACAAAATTGAGGTTTTAG